The Pseudomonadota bacterium DNA window GATTCCGTTAAGGGCAAGAACAAGTCTTGTCTGTCCTGAATAAAAGGGGATATCATGAGTTGACACATATCTTTTTGTCTTATCATCTCCCCTGTAAAGAAGCTTTTCGGCAATCTGGTCATCTTTGATCGTGGCAATGAGCAGTTTAACGTCATCCTCAACATTCCTTTTCCCTACTGTCTGGTAGAGTATCTCATCATTTCCAAAGACAACAATCGGACCACGTTCACAGAGTCCATGGCAACCGGTCTTCTTTACCAATACTTTCTCTGTAAGCCCCTCCGAATCAATGGCGTCTCGTAATCTATTGAAAACCTTCAGGGCACCCGATGATACACAACCAGTGCCGGTACAGATATGAATGATCTTTTGAAAGCCTTCAATCTTATTGTTATATTCAGAGGCAATCCTGTCAAGTTCTACCACTGACATGTTCATATTATTCTCCATTTCTGAATTCATTGATTATGCTTTTTACGCCTCCAGGTGTTGTTTTTCCGAAATCCTGTTCATCCACCCTTACGAGCGGGGCAAGTGCGCAGGCGCCGAGGCAGTTTACCGTTTCAAGCGTAAAGTTGTCATCTCCTGTAGTATCACCTATTTTCACCTGAAGCTCACGTTCGAACGTATCGGCGACATTGGGCCCGCCCCTGAGATGACAGGCAGTACCAAGACATACATGAATCGTATGTTTTCCCCGTGGCTTAAGTGACAGCGTCTTGTAAAACGTTGCGACCTCATAGCCTTTGCTGAATGGTATGTCTAATTGTTCACAAGTGTACTTTATTGCCTCTTTCGGCAGGAACCTGTATATCCTCTGGATATCCTGGAATATTGCAAGGATGTATGATTTGTCACCGTTGTATTTTTGTACAATTGAATTAAGCTTCCCGGTGTCTACTTCCATGAAACCCCCTTTTTATTTCGGATCGTGGATTTCGGATTATGGATTTAATTCCGAATTCCGAACTACGAACTGTTTACTTTAGTTCGCACAAACGCTTAAGCCGTTTCCAGTCTAAATTAACCCTCTCCTGTATTTTTGATATCGTTTTTACCGTGAGGTGTCTGTATCTCCCCTGTCCATTAAAATAATCAACCATATGCCTCAGTGGTTCCGGATTATACGTAAGGCTGTATTTACCATTCACAATCTCATAAAGTGGAAACACCCCTGTCTCAACTGCAAGTCTTCCATACCTGATAGCAAGGTCTGTAGGTATCCTCCACCCCGTAGGGCATACTGAGAGGATATGAATATACGAGGGGCCATTCACCATACGGGCCTTCTTTACCTTGTTTATGAGGTCAAAGGGGTAGGATGGACATGCAGTAGCCACATAGGGGATATTGTGGGCTGCTGCTATTTTAGGCATGTTCTTCTTCCATGTGGATTGTCCTATGCTTTTTTTACCGGCAGGGGTTGTCGTGGTTGCAGCGCCGTAAGGGGTTAATGAGGAACTTTGGATACCGGTGTTCATGTATGCCTCGTTATCCACACAGATGTAGGTGAACTTATGTCCCCTTTCC harbors:
- a CDS encoding NAD(P)H-dependent oxidoreductase subunit E; amino-acid sequence: MEVDTGKLNSIVQKYNGDKSYILAIFQDIQRIYRFLPKEAIKYTCEQLDIPFSKGYEVATFYKTLSLKPRGKHTIHVCLGTACHLRGGPNVADTFERELQVKIGDTTGDDNFTLETVNCLGACALAPLVRVDEQDFGKTTPGGVKSIINEFRNGE
- the porB gene encoding pyruvate synthase subunit PorB — encoded protein: MCSVRPQGLSEEFAVSGHRACQGCAEILAVRLALKGFGRDTILVMATGCMEIISTPLPTTDWRLPWIHVAFENAAAVASGVESALKILMEKNKIPKKDIHVVAIAGDGGTGDIGLQALSGALERGHKFTYICVDNEAYMNTGIQSSSLTPYGAATTTTPAGKKSIGQSTWKKNMPKIAAAHNIPYVATACPSYPFDLINKVKKARMVNGPSYIHILSVCPTGWRIPTDLAIRYGRLAVETGVFPLYEIVNGKYSLTYNPEPLRHMVDYFNGQGRYRHLTVKTISKIQERVNLDWKRLKRLCELK